In Armatimonadota bacterium, the following proteins share a genomic window:
- the doc gene encoding death-on-curing protein gives MGPVWLRKELVLIVHRRQVLQHGGTLGIRDEGLLESALARPRQIFAYEPGANIARLAAAYAWGIVHNHPFVDGNKRTALVACRVFLRLNGYDLAAPAEEKYAMFMGIASGTVSEEELLRWLEERIVPASLGY, from the coding sequence ATGGGACCGGTCTGGTTGCGTAAGGAGTTGGTTCTGATCGTGCATCGCAGGCAAGTTCTGCAGCATGGAGGCACATTGGGCATCCGCGATGAGGGCTTGCTAGAATCTGCCTTAGCACGCCCTCGTCAGATATTTGCTTACGAGCCAGGAGCGAATATCGCCCGTTTGGCAGCAGCATATGCATGGGGCATAGTGCACAACCATCCCTTCGTGGACGGCAACAAACGCACAGCTTTGGTGGCATGCAGGGTGTTTCTACGGTTGAATGGTTATGACCTTGCGGCGCCTGCCGAAGAGAAGTATGCAATGTTTATGGGTATCGCGTCGGGTACGGTTTCGGAGGAGGAGTTGCTTCGGTGGCTTGAGGAGCGTATAGTGCCTGCTTCGTTAGGCTATTGA